From one Peredibacter starrii genomic stretch:
- a CDS encoding LolA family protein yields the protein MKLLLGLLLLPTLSFASSFVPTSFSANYEETLKSVTGKERKSFGKIDYKFPGHLRFEVTQPNPTLFVVNPQKSWLFQPAFVKGEKDQVTIQKSSNLPIIKFLDSVKDGVEQSKLFTTKYNKNEVTLTFVKTIQKEMGFTEVVLQAAKDAKSIKELKGFEKIILTKVDGSKTNIRLIDIKENVSFPPGNFEYKPSANAKITNH from the coding sequence AGGTCTATTACTTCTCCCAACTCTCTCTTTTGCCTCTAGCTTTGTTCCCACTTCATTCAGCGCTAATTACGAAGAAACTCTTAAGTCAGTGACTGGAAAAGAGCGTAAGAGCTTCGGTAAAATTGATTACAAGTTTCCGGGCCACCTTCGTTTTGAAGTGACTCAGCCGAACCCGACTCTGTTTGTGGTTAATCCTCAGAAGAGCTGGCTGTTCCAACCGGCATTTGTGAAAGGAGAGAAGGACCAAGTGACGATTCAGAAGTCATCTAACCTTCCGATCATCAAATTCCTTGATTCAGTTAAAGATGGGGTAGAGCAATCTAAGCTATTCACAACTAAGTACAATAAGAATGAAGTGACTCTGACTTTCGTGAAAACGATCCAGAAAGAAATGGGTTTTACTGAAGTTGTGCTTCAAGCTGCTAAAGACGCTAAGTCGATTAAAGAATTGAAGGGCTTTGAGAAAATCATTCTTACGAAAGTGGATGGTTCAAAGACCAATATTCGTCTGATCGATATCAAAGAGAATGTTTCTTTTCCTCCAGGGAATTTCGAATACAAGCCGTCAGCAAACGCTAAGATCACTAATCACTAA